From one Bacteroides fragilis NCTC 9343 genomic stretch:
- a CDS encoding TIGR04150 pseudo-rSAM protein produces MFQVDKNYWLVIAPYVYCCIKGKKALLYNTKNWEYLEVENENVIGLLRQLHKRDNLGAVFCEGKMLTELCYSNFISDFVLKEMGGVIDVASFPDKPIQMMPILNLQCDVDKLQQIEDRGIGEDILFNLLEINVFLYNVCDHHCLYCSKYSQQNLCCRVAETETSQVLDISALKSIIAQIRYGVVGRLNLFGGNIWKYPNYNDIPFLLSGFKGQIHIWSHYADFVGNKILDSDFFYDVIVPFPMEEELLRNCIFLLGDLQIKIHFYVTQIDEYAKAEEIVHKYAINDYSIHSTYVGCNLDYFEKYVYMDKGDILQSQYSMSQIFAHQKMNSHFFGSLSISVNGDVYANLNSLVLGNIYKDSLIDIVNKEMLDNTAWRKIRNDYPCCDCIYQWLCPSPSNYELAIGKPNLCHVKP; encoded by the coding sequence ATGTTTCAAGTAGATAAGAATTATTGGCTGGTAATTGCGCCTTATGTATATTGTTGTATAAAGGGTAAGAAGGCTCTATTATATAATACTAAGAATTGGGAGTATTTAGAGGTGGAAAATGAGAATGTAATAGGGCTATTACGACAGTTACATAAAAGAGATAATCTTGGTGCGGTGTTTTGTGAAGGGAAAATGTTGACAGAGCTATGTTACTCAAATTTTATATCTGATTTTGTGTTAAAGGAAATGGGAGGTGTTATAGATGTGGCATCTTTTCCCGATAAACCGATACAAATGATGCCTATTCTTAATTTACAATGTGATGTGGATAAATTACAGCAAATAGAAGATAGGGGTATAGGAGAAGATATTTTGTTTAATTTGTTAGAAATAAATGTTTTTCTTTATAATGTTTGTGATCATCATTGTTTATATTGCAGTAAATATTCACAGCAAAATTTGTGCTGTCGCGTAGCAGAAACAGAGACGTCTCAAGTTCTTGATATCTCTGCTTTGAAGTCTATTATAGCACAAATTCGATATGGAGTGGTAGGTCGGTTGAATTTATTTGGTGGAAATATTTGGAAGTATCCTAATTATAATGATATTCCTTTTTTATTATCAGGTTTTAAAGGTCAAATTCATATTTGGAGTCATTATGCTGATTTTGTGGGTAATAAAATCTTAGATTCAGATTTTTTTTATGATGTGATTGTTCCTTTTCCCATGGAAGAAGAATTACTGCGAAATTGTATCTTTTTATTAGGAGATTTACAAATAAAGATTCATTTTTATGTTACGCAAATAGATGAATATGCTAAGGCGGAGGAGATTGTACATAAATATGCTATTAATGACTATTCAATACATTCGACCTATGTAGGATGTAATTTGGATTATTTTGAAAAATATGTTTATATGGATAAAGGGGATATCCTGCAATCTCAATACTCAATGAGCCAAATTTTTGCTCATCAAAAAATGAATTCACATTTTTTCGGTTCGTTATCAATCTCTGTTAATGGAGACGTATATGCTAATTTGAATAGTTTAGTTTTGGGAAATATCTATAAAGATAGTTTGATTGATATTGTTAACAAAGAAATGCTTGATAATACAGCATGGCGGAAAATACGAAATGATTATCCTTGTTGTGACTGCATTTACCAATGGCTGTGTCCTTCGCCCTCTAATTATGAATTGGCTATTGGAAAACCGAACCTCTGTCATGTGAAACCATAA
- a CDS encoding radical SAM peptide maturase — MKKKYITVDDIKYQLANLRQLTFEVTDACNLCCKYCAYGEFYNDYDKRENSTISLSASLKLIDYLVDLWGSEYNTSAKRNVYISFYGGEPLLNMPFIESVVTYIEKLHCQYRNFTFSMTTNALLLERHMDFLVAHDFNLLISLDGDEYGTSYRVNKVGDPAYPNIIRNIDVLRNKYPEFFERKVNFNAVLHNRNSVTSIYHFFKTRYNKVPSIGELNNMGIRPDKVELFQKTYRNSQESLHQAENYEKIEQDMFLKSATYQTLTNFLHQYSGFVFRSYVDLQYGKPKKTIPTGTCIPFGKRMFVTVTGKILPCERIGQQFALGKVTADSGVELDLEAIADKYNTYYAKMENQCSKCYKAESCIQCIFNLNNLDTCPVCYGFTSKQAFEIYKAKQIDFLRKHPEEYYRIMENVMVE; from the coding sequence ATGAAAAAAAAATATATTACAGTTGATGATATTAAGTATCAATTAGCTAACCTGCGTCAGCTGACTTTTGAAGTGACAGATGCTTGTAATCTGTGTTGTAAGTATTGTGCGTATGGTGAATTTTATAATGATTATGATAAGCGTGAAAATAGCACAATTAGTTTGTCCGCTTCTTTGAAATTAATTGATTATTTAGTTGATTTATGGGGTTCAGAATATAATACGTCAGCTAAACGTAACGTATATATCAGTTTCTATGGGGGAGAACCTTTATTAAATATGCCATTTATTGAATCGGTGGTGACGTATATTGAAAAACTGCATTGCCAATATCGCAATTTTACTTTTTCAATGACAACGAATGCTTTGTTGCTTGAACGTCATATGGATTTTTTGGTGGCACATGATTTCAATTTGCTTATCAGTTTGGATGGTGATGAATATGGCACTTCCTATAGAGTGAATAAGGTGGGTGATCCTGCATATCCCAATATTATCAGAAATATAGATGTTTTACGAAATAAATACCCTGAGTTCTTTGAAAGAAAAGTAAATTTTAATGCTGTATTACATAATCGTAATTCGGTTACTTCTATTTATCACTTCTTTAAAACTCGTTACAATAAAGTACCCAGTATTGGAGAGTTGAATAATATGGGGATTCGACCGGATAAGGTAGAACTTTTCCAAAAAACGTATCGTAATTCACAAGAAAGTTTACACCAAGCAGAGAATTATGAAAAAATAGAGCAGGATATGTTTCTAAAATCAGCTACTTATCAGACTCTTACCAATTTTCTCCATCAGTATAGTGGGTTTGTTTTTCGAAGTTATGTTGATTTGCAATATGGTAAACCTAAAAAAACAATTCCTACCGGTACTTGTATCCCTTTTGGTAAAAGAATGTTTGTCACTGTTACTGGTAAGATTTTACCTTGCGAACGCATAGGACAACAATTTGCATTGGGAAAGGTAACGGCAGATAGCGGTGTTGAACTTGATTTAGAAGCAATTGCAGATAAGTATAATACTTATTATGCTAAAATGGAAAATCAATGTAGTAAATGTTACAAAGCAGAATCTTGTATACAATGTATTTTCAATCTTAATAACTTGGATACTTGTCCTGTTTGCTATGGATTTACTAGTAAACAAGCTTTTGAAATCTATAAAGCAAAACAAATAGATTTTCTAAGAAAGCATCCGGAAGAATATTATCGAATTATGGAAAATGTGATGGTTGAATAA